The Parabacteroides sp. AD58 genome includes a window with the following:
- a CDS encoding acyltransferase, giving the protein MDSNRPTPRRNSWKDNKVKMIWLMLYYGFAYWLPSSFTPLGRIFFARKIRYYVCKHIFLSIGTNVNIESHVNFGSGFEIEIGDNSGIGIKTHMPSNVKIGNNVLMGPECFFLPFNHLYKDKNRLIKEQGYGE; this is encoded by the coding sequence ATGGATTCAAACAGACCTACACCAAGAAGAAATAGCTGGAAAGACAATAAGGTTAAAATGATATGGCTAATGCTATATTATGGCTTTGCATATTGGCTACCATCAAGTTTTACTCCTCTAGGACGTATATTTTTTGCAAGAAAAATTCGATATTATGTTTGCAAGCATATTTTTTTGAGTATAGGTACTAATGTAAATATTGAAAGTCATGTTAATTTTGGATCAGGTTTTGAAATTGAAATCGGAGATAATTCGGGGATTGGAATCAAAACACATATGCCTTCTAACGTAAAAATAGGTAACAATGTTTTGATGGGACCAGAATGTTTTTTCCTGCCTTTTAATCATTTGTATAAGGACAAAAATCGTTTGATAAAAGAACAAGGATACGGAGAATAA
- a CDS encoding O-antigen ligase family protein, protein MNRKVNILYYLSALYIGLIPLEAITVTEGMSYGRLVFYALAAISLLDLKNSFQVTADMKHIKILFVFMAYAAFTTLWSIDMARTFDQLAKLVQYMMITLVATNHAQNWKRLRGYMLAYCLGCLYIGYLSLTNYDPQAYLRDDEAGNPNENAFMINYAIVFLFIILNKDSMKNWMKCIFYGCIMLFSFFIFILGSRNGFIMLIITFITFLYSSVFRRFNFRNVIISIALIVGLYYMFQTLPETLIDRFLGISNSIDDNDFGGRGDIWDLTLAYLPNAGLKLIFGCGWGTFVQFFGQMTGRYQGAHNFFLTVLTTVGIIGFIIVLYYLKTLYNYLKKMISGKDKSLFIYYLLIILPLVSMMTTNWESRKWWFVISIFIFLLYKNERKGMLQCR, encoded by the coding sequence GTGAATAGAAAAGTCAATATTTTATATTATCTGTCCGCACTATATATTGGACTGATTCCCCTTGAGGCCATAACAGTAACGGAAGGTATGTCTTATGGACGTTTAGTTTTTTATGCCTTAGCAGCTATAAGCCTACTAGATTTAAAAAATAGCTTTCAAGTGACTGCAGACATGAAGCACATAAAAATTCTATTTGTATTTATGGCCTATGCTGCTTTCACCACTCTATGGAGTATCGATATGGCACGTACTTTTGATCAATTAGCAAAACTAGTGCAATACATGATGATTACACTTGTTGCAACAAATCATGCTCAAAACTGGAAAAGACTACGAGGATATATGCTTGCTTATTGCTTAGGGTGCTTATATATTGGCTATTTATCTTTGACAAATTACGATCCCCAAGCTTATTTACGTGATGACGAGGCTGGAAATCCGAATGAAAATGCCTTTATGATTAATTACGCCATTGTTTTTTTGTTTATTATTTTAAATAAAGATTCAATGAAGAATTGGATGAAATGTATTTTTTATGGTTGTATAATGCTTTTCTCATTTTTTATCTTCATTCTCGGCTCAAGAAATGGATTTATAATGTTGATTATCACATTTATCACTTTCTTATACTCTTCTGTTTTTAGGAGGTTTAATTTTCGAAATGTAATTATTTCAATCGCATTAATTGTTGGACTATATTATATGTTTCAAACACTTCCTGAAACTCTTATTGATAGGTTCCTTGGAATTTCTAATAGTATTGACGATAATGACTTTGGTGGGCGTGGAGATATATGGGATTTGACATTAGCTTATCTCCCTAACGCAGGATTAAAGTTAATCTTTGGTTGTGGATGGGGTACTTTTGTTCAATTCTTTGGACAGATGACAGGCCGGTATCAAGGGGCACATAATTTTTTTTTAACAGTTCTAACAACTGTTGGTATTATTGGTTTTATTATTGTTTTATATTACCTGAAAACTCTGTACAACTATTTGAAAAAAATGATTTCAGGTAAAGATAAAAGTTTGTTTATTTATTATTTACTTATCATTCTACCCCTAGTATCCATGATGACAACCAACTGGGAAAGTAGAAAATGGTGGTTTGTAATTTCAATATTTATATTCTTATTATATAAAAATGAACGAAAAGGAATGCTACAATGCAGATAG
- a CDS encoding glycosyltransferase translates to MNEKECYNADSNRKVKVLFIGLDVSGGGAERVFINIANSLDAKTLDIRIVYNCSFEESDIRKDVPVAYYGETHMRKGLKKLYNEIKRFKPDYIFTTNGTIAWTLPILCKFSGVRAKVVTRVAVTPCEKYFTSWKSRFQEYFSSKQYKKMYLVVAQTEYMRQDLIKSYNIPSEKVKVIRNYIDFDRVQRLSVNETRPIELRNDGYNIVAVGALYSVKGFDLLIEALAKLKNVISDARLYILGEERYEIGYRDFLNKKASDLGIADRVFLCGHKSNPYPYYANADLFVLSSRKEGFPNVVLESLSLHTPVVCTNCVDFSGIFNETQGIVVNKEDSDSLAEGIKKAHESLKKPIPFKYSNFDYNTLFI, encoded by the coding sequence ATGAACGAAAAGGAATGCTACAATGCAGATAGTAATAGAAAAGTTAAAGTGCTTTTTATCGGCCTCGATGTAAGTGGTGGTGGTGCAGAGCGTGTTTTTATCAATATAGCAAATTCACTTGATGCAAAAACGTTGGATATACGTATCGTTTACAATTGTTCTTTTGAAGAGAGTGATATTAGGAAAGATGTTCCAGTTGCGTATTATGGAGAAACACATATGCGAAAAGGACTGAAAAAGTTGTACAATGAAATAAAAAGATTCAAACCTGATTATATCTTTACGACGAATGGGACTATAGCATGGACATTACCTATATTATGTAAATTTTCAGGAGTAAGGGCTAAAGTTGTAACGCGTGTTGCTGTAACGCCTTGTGAAAAATATTTCACATCATGGAAAAGTCGTTTCCAAGAATATTTTTCTTCGAAGCAATACAAAAAGATGTATCTAGTAGTAGCCCAAACTGAATATATGAGGCAGGATCTTATAAAGAGCTATAATATACCTTCTGAAAAAGTTAAGGTCATAAGGAACTATATCGACTTTGATCGTGTTCAACGACTCTCTGTAAATGAAACAAGACCAATAGAATTGCGAAACGATGGTTATAATATAGTTGCAGTAGGTGCTCTTTATTCTGTAAAGGGCTTTGATTTGCTGATAGAGGCATTAGCAAAACTGAAAAATGTTATATCTGACGCAAGACTTTATATATTAGGTGAAGAAAGGTATGAAATAGGATATAGAGATTTCCTAAATAAAAAAGCTTCTGACCTCGGTATCGCTGATCGTGTGTTTTTGTGTGGCCATAAATCAAACCCCTATCCATATTATGCGAATGCAGATTTATTTGTCCTATCTTCACGTAAAGAAGGTTTTCCAAACGTTGTCCTTGAATCTTTATCGCTACATACACCTGTTGTATGTACAAATTGTGTTGACTTTAGTGGTATTTTTAATGAAACACAGGGAATTGTTGTCAATAAGGAAGATTCAGATTCTTTGGCTGAAGGTATTAAAAAGGCACATGAATCGCTTAAAAAGCCTATACCTTTTAAGTATTCAAACTTTGATTATAACACCTTGTTTATATAG
- a CDS encoding glycosyltransferase family 2 protein, whose translation MKISVIIPTYKPKDYLRECLESLCNQSLSPNEYEIIIVLNGCKAPYEEKIWNYINTHNNYNWRFIQINQGGVSNARNKALKEAQGEFITFIDDDDYISPSYLEELYRKGDKDTVVCSNAYAFNDGMPDVEIPYVMADAFDEYVQSGKRRAIGVRKFFSGPWMKLIPRNIVNGREFDTRLKNSEDSLFMFLISDRIKYVDFTSPNAIYYRRYRENSAITIKKSKGYVINNSLMVIGQYTKIYFRHPLNYSFRRYIQAVLGMFHYIMVNI comes from the coding sequence ATGAAGATTTCTGTAATCATACCGACATATAAACCTAAGGACTATCTAAGGGAGTGTCTGGAATCGCTATGTAATCAATCGTTATCTCCAAATGAGTATGAGATAATAATCGTGTTGAATGGCTGTAAAGCACCATACGAGGAGAAAATTTGGAACTATATCAATACTCATAATAATTATAACTGGCGTTTTATTCAGATAAATCAAGGAGGTGTTAGTAATGCTCGAAATAAAGCTTTGAAGGAGGCGCAAGGTGAGTTTATTACATTCATAGATGATGATGACTACATATCACCATCTTATCTTGAGGAGCTCTATAGAAAGGGAGATAAGGACACCGTTGTATGCAGTAACGCATATGCGTTTAACGATGGAATGCCAGATGTAGAGATTCCATATGTAATGGCAGATGCATTTGATGAGTATGTACAAAGTGGAAAGCGTCGTGCTATTGGAGTCAGAAAATTCTTTTCAGGTCCTTGGATGAAATTAATTCCACGAAACATTGTAAATGGTAGAGAGTTTGATACTCGATTAAAAAATAGCGAAGATAGTTTATTTATGTTCTTAATATCTGACCGTATAAAGTATGTTGACTTTACTTCCCCTAATGCTATCTATTATAGGCGTTATAGAGAAAACAGTGCTATTACTATAAAGAAAAGTAAGGGTTATGTAATTAATAATAGTTTAATGGTTATTGGTCAGTATACGAAGATATATTTTAGACATCCATTAAATTACAGTTTTAGAAGATATATTCAGGCTGTTTTAGGCATGTTTCATTATATCATGGTAAATATATAA
- a CDS encoding polysaccharide deacetylase family protein — translation MEYKIVLMYHDVVNELHPKSGFQKVGALQYTLNSRVFFEQVTRFNGDYIVFSFDDGGESFYTVIAPILEHNNQKGIFFISSKYIGTEYFLTKEQIKELDKRGHLIASHSHTHPLIISELSYNEIVNEWKTSKTLLEEIVGHEVTVASVPGGAVSKDVIKAAAEVGIKTLYTSEPTTEVRIEYGIEVIGRFTVSKDTTMEFFDKIVSDKNYRVQLQKRYKRLLLVKKFLGSNYNRFKQLVLKLRG, via the coding sequence ATGGAATATAAAATAGTATTAATGTATCATGATGTAGTGAATGAACTACATCCAAAGTCTGGTTTTCAAAAGGTTGGAGCTCTTCAATATACTCTAAATTCAAGAGTGTTCTTTGAACAGGTAACGCGTTTCAATGGAGATTATATAGTATTCTCCTTTGATGATGGTGGCGAGTCTTTTTACACAGTGATAGCGCCAATATTGGAACATAATAATCAGAAGGGGATTTTCTTTATCTCTTCCAAATACATTGGTACAGAATACTTTCTAACAAAAGAGCAGATAAAGGAACTGGACAAGCGGGGACATCTTATTGCTTCACACTCGCATACGCATCCTCTTATAATCTCAGAATTATCATACAACGAGATTGTGAATGAGTGGAAAACCTCAAAGACTCTTCTTGAAGAGATTGTCGGTCATGAAGTGACTGTGGCATCCGTACCTGGTGGTGCGGTATCAAAAGATGTAATTAAAGCCGCTGCTGAAGTAGGAATTAAGACTCTGTATACTAGTGAACCTACGACTGAAGTGCGTATAGAATATGGTATTGAGGTGATAGGTCGCTTTACAGTTTCGAAGGATACTACAATGGAGTTTTTTGATAAAATAGTGAGTGATAAGAATTATCGAGTACAGTTGCAAAAACGATATAAGCGTTTGTTGTTGGTTAAGAAGTTCCTTGGTTCAAACTACAATAGATTTAAACAACTTGTGTTAAAGTTAAGAGGATAA
- a CDS encoding LicD family protein, whose amino-acid sequence MDQKKSVREVQDKILEVMKFIDAVCRKYGIVYYIMGGTALGAIRHGGFIPWDDDLDIFMTPAEYTKFKAAMKKESNPKFILQEWRTVERYLEYAKVRMNGTTFIEANFKDRKDLHQGIYVDIMILHKVPESNFIQKLVYYESKFVTLYALSQRNWKPKSKGQAIALNMLKVLPCQLIAKLCYHRIYKYDDRKDNFKYCYWITPAKFHSGLFDKSFFEQPVDIPFEDTVLYGSKHIKEYLEYRYGNYMKLPSKEQQQAAVHAMIFDTKKNYTEYIN is encoded by the coding sequence ATGGATCAGAAGAAATCTGTTCGTGAAGTTCAGGATAAGATCTTGGAGGTAATGAAGTTTATTGATGCCGTTTGCCGTAAGTATGGCATTGTATATTATATTATGGGAGGTACTGCCTTAGGTGCAATTCGCCATGGTGGTTTTATTCCTTGGGATGACGATTTGGATATTTTTATGACTCCTGCTGAGTATACAAAGTTTAAAGCAGCTATGAAGAAGGAGTCTAATCCGAAATTCATACTGCAAGAATGGCGTACAGTAGAAAGGTATTTGGAATATGCGAAGGTACGTATGAACGGTACAACCTTTATAGAGGCAAATTTTAAGGACAGGAAAGACTTGCATCAGGGTATCTATGTGGATATTATGATACTGCATAAGGTTCCAGAGTCAAATTTTATACAGAAGCTTGTTTATTATGAGAGTAAATTTGTGACTCTTTATGCCCTCAGTCAACGCAATTGGAAGCCGAAGAGCAAAGGGCAAGCTATAGCACTAAATATGTTGAAGGTACTTCCTTGTCAGTTGATTGCAAAGTTGTGTTATCATCGCATCTACAAGTATGATGACCGCAAGGATAACTTCAAATACTGCTATTGGATTACACCTGCGAAGTTCCACTCAGGATTGTTCGACAAAAGTTTTTTTGAGCAGCCAGTGGACATACCGTTTGAAGACACCGTACTATATGGTTCAAAGCACATTAAGGAATATTTGGAGTATCGTTATGGTAACTATATGAAATTACCTTCAAAAGAACAGCAACAGGCTGCAGTACATGCCATGATCTTTGATACTAAGAAAAACTATACGGAGTATATAAATTAA
- a CDS encoding adenylyltransferase/cytidyltransferase family protein yields the protein MEKKYKVGYTTGVFDMFHIGHLNILRRAKEQCETLIVGVTTDELCFKRKHKYPIINEQERMAIVKAIRYVDKVVPQTDMDKIRPVKELGIDAVFVGSDWKGTDAWNQYEKEFAEVGCVVIYLDHTDGISSTILREKLNK from the coding sequence ATGGAAAAGAAATATAAGGTAGGTTATACAACGGGTGTATTTGATATGTTTCATATTGGTCATTTGAATATTCTTCGTCGTGCTAAGGAACAGTGTGAAACGCTTATTGTTGGTGTGACAACAGATGAGCTATGCTTCAAGCGTAAACACAAATATCCTATCATCAATGAACAAGAGCGTATGGCAATTGTAAAGGCTATACGTTATGTGGATAAAGTGGTTCCTCAGACGGATATGGATAAAATACGACCCGTGAAAGAGTTGGGGATAGATGCTGTATTCGTTGGTTCAGACTGGAAGGGTACAGATGCTTGGAATCAGTATGAGAAAGAATTTGCAGAAGTGGGATGTGTAGTAATTTATTTGGATCATACAGATGGCATCAGTTCAACTATTTTGCGAGAGAAGTTAAATAAATAA
- a CDS encoding glycosyltransferase, with translation MEGETQKFSVCMSVYKNDNTADFTDAVLSIYNQTCPPDEIILVIDGPVSMTMYDAIEVLKEKTGIMKIIPLEQNMGHAIARQTAIEIAKNDLCAVMDADDISLPDRFEKQLQAFENYPDVSVIGGFINEFIRTVDNVVGSRIVPECDIDIKNYMKSRCPMNLVTVMFKKKDIMNVGGYQDWYCEEDYYLWIRLALAGYKFYNIQENLVNVRVGEKMYQRRGGKKYFLSEARLQKYMFDHKLITYPRYIYNVLIRWIVQVAMPNKLRGWVFRKFARK, from the coding sequence ATGGAAGGAGAAACGCAAAAATTTTCTGTCTGTATGTCTGTTTATAAAAATGACAATACTGCAGACTTTACTGATGCGGTATTAAGTATTTATAATCAGACTTGTCCTCCAGACGAAATTATTTTGGTTATTGATGGTCCAGTTTCTATGACCATGTATGATGCAATAGAGGTTTTGAAGGAAAAGACAGGAATTATGAAGATAATACCTCTTGAGCAGAATATGGGTCATGCCATTGCTCGTCAGACAGCTATAGAAATTGCAAAGAATGACTTATGTGCAGTAATGGATGCAGATGATATTTCTTTGCCAGATCGTTTTGAAAAGCAATTACAGGCATTTGAGAATTATCCTGATGTGAGTGTGATAGGAGGTTTTATTAATGAGTTTATCCGTACTGTTGATAATGTTGTAGGCTCTCGTATCGTTCCAGAATGTGATATAGATATTAAAAACTATATGAAATCTCGTTGCCCTATGAACCTCGTTACTGTAATGTTCAAGAAAAAGGATATAATGAATGTTGGGGGCTATCAGGATTGGTACTGTGAAGAAGATTATTATTTATGGATTCGTTTGGCACTTGCAGGATATAAATTTTATAATATTCAAGAGAACTTGGTAAATGTCCGTGTAGGTGAGAAAATGTACCAGCGTAGAGGGGGTAAAAAATATTTTCTAAGTGAAGCCAGATTACAGAAATATATGTTTGACCATAAACTGATAACTTATCCGAGATATATTTATAATGTGCTCATTCGCTGGATAGTACAGGTCGCAATGCCTAATAAACTCAGAGGTTGGGTGTTTAGAAAGTTTGCTAGAAAGTAA
- a CDS encoding sugar transferase, which translates to MIFKWIFDRITALLGLLILWPVLLIVAIMVKIKMPGGPVFFVQKRVGKGGKLFNCHKFRTMTVNHNGSTVSVAGDSRITPLGAKLRHYKLDELPGLWDVLIGNMSFVGPRPDVPGYADKLEGDDRDVLKLRPGITGPATLKYRLEDEMISDYVRQKQAAGDTRPMQEIATEYNDTVIYPDKVRLNCYYYRHYSFLKDIEMILATVLGFKVKFAGEEV; encoded by the coding sequence ATGATATTTAAATGGATTTTTGACCGTATTACTGCATTACTCGGGCTTTTAATCTTGTGGCCAGTATTGCTGATTGTTGCCATAATGGTAAAGATCAAAATGCCTGGAGGACCAGTTTTCTTTGTGCAGAAACGAGTAGGTAAAGGAGGAAAACTTTTTAATTGCCATAAATTTCGGACAATGACAGTAAATCATAATGGTTCAACGGTTTCTGTTGCCGGCGATTCTCGCATTACACCTTTGGGGGCAAAACTTCGTCATTATAAATTGGATGAGCTCCCAGGGTTATGGGATGTTTTAATCGGTAACATGAGTTTTGTCGGTCCTCGTCCGGATGTCCCGGGATATGCGGATAAGTTGGAAGGAGATGATAGGGATGTACTGAAACTTCGTCCGGGGATTACAGGACCTGCTACTTTGAAGTACCGGTTAGAAGATGAAATGATTTCTGACTATGTCCGACAAAAACAGGCAGCAGGGGATACTCGTCCTATGCAAGAGATAGCCACAGAGTATAATGATACAGTGATATATCCGGATAAGGTAAGATTGAATTGCTACTATTATCGTCATTATAGTTTCTTAAAAGATATAGAGATGATATTAGCTACGGTTCTTGGCTTTAAGGTTAAATTTGCCGGAGAGGAAGTATAA
- a CDS encoding DegT/DnrJ/EryC1/StrS family aminotransferase, producing the protein MSEERKTIYLCLAHMSEEGWEQKYVKEAFDTNWVVPMGPNVNAFEQDLQNFVNHNTDGSELDRKVVCLSAGTAAVHLALIGCGVKAGDEVLVQSFTFCASSHPITYLGAKPVFVGSEKETWNMDPVLLEQAILDRKEKTGRYPKAIVPVALYGMPYRIDEICAIADKYGIPVVEDAAEGMGSRFNSQVLGTFGKFGVLSFNGNKMITTSGGGALICRDAKEANDMMWYATQARDAYPYYQHSAIGYNYRMSNICAGIGRGQMTVLNDHIAHHKHVQALYKELLKEVPGVHLHDQPKDKKFDANFWLCAATLDPEVKIIGQENAYKEVIKTAVGGAAGVIHAVDSATTDCQPNDNIEALRVYMLSKKIEARPVWKPMHKQPVYEGSPVYTNGVEEDIFKKGFCLPAGPWVTDEDVQYIVDTIKKAIVR; encoded by the coding sequence ATGTCAGAAGAAAGAAAAACAATTTACCTCTGTCTCGCCCACATGAGCGAAGAGGGTTGGGAACAGAAATATGTAAAGGAAGCGTTTGATACCAACTGGGTGGTACCCATGGGACCGAATGTGAATGCTTTCGAGCAGGATTTGCAGAATTTTGTCAACCATAATACGGATGGAAGTGAGCTGGATCGGAAAGTGGTTTGTTTGTCTGCCGGTACAGCGGCTGTTCATCTGGCCCTGATTGGTTGTGGCGTGAAAGCCGGTGATGAAGTGCTTGTGCAGAGTTTTACGTTCTGTGCTTCTTCGCATCCGATCACGTATTTAGGAGCGAAACCGGTATTTGTGGGTTCCGAAAAGGAAACCTGGAATATGGACCCGGTACTTTTGGAACAGGCTATCTTGGATCGGAAGGAGAAAACAGGCCGTTATCCGAAGGCGATTGTCCCGGTGGCCTTGTATGGTATGCCGTATCGGATTGATGAGATCTGTGCCATCGCCGATAAATATGGCATTCCGGTTGTAGAGGATGCTGCCGAGGGGATGGGCAGCCGGTTTAATAGTCAGGTATTGGGTACGTTTGGAAAGTTCGGTGTATTGAGCTTTAACGGAAACAAGATGATTACGACTTCGGGCGGTGGTGCTTTGATCTGCCGGGATGCCAAGGAAGCCAACGACATGATGTGGTATGCTACCCAGGCGCGTGATGCTTATCCTTATTATCAGCATTCGGCCATCGGGTATAATTATCGAATGAGTAATATTTGTGCCGGTATCGGTCGTGGACAGATGACGGTCTTGAATGATCATATCGCTCATCACAAGCATGTGCAGGCCCTGTATAAGGAATTGCTGAAGGAGGTTCCGGGTGTTCATCTGCATGATCAGCCGAAGGATAAAAAGTTTGATGCCAATTTCTGGCTTTGTGCCGCTACCTTAGATCCGGAAGTGAAGATTATCGGACAGGAGAATGCCTATAAGGAAGTCATTAAGACGGCGGTGGGTGGTGCTGCCGGTGTGATCCATGCGGTTGATTCGGCAACGACCGATTGCCAGCCGAATGATAATATCGAAGCACTCCGAGTTTATATGTTATCGAAGAAGATAGAGGCAAGACCGGTGTGGAAGCCGATGCACAAGCAGCCGGTTTATGAGGGTTCGCCTGTTTATACGAATGGGGTAGAAGAAGATATCTTCAAGAAAGGGTTCTGTCTGCCTGCCGGTCCGTGGGTAACAGACGAGGATGTTCAGTATATCGTGGATACAATCAAGAAAGCGATTGTCCGTTAA
- a CDS encoding AAA family ATPase encodes MKLLRFVYKEKDWELKEVNFQSVNLLVGKNASGKSKTIQSLNVVVAYLLQQKEISASDRFDFFLYFEKDEEFISYRVKCAAGVILFEEIKVQKEGQDEILLQRNKEITTLHGMEINPPKNKLTPHVRRDTVSYPYIEAIMQWAEHVCGQRFNETDIWGDSHTDSYIQAHGKNLYTMIKTLPDDRIEYIKELANQLDYPLTDIEPFETKDIHKILFYEKGVNRVLFDSDLSKGMFRTLHLIIYLEYLIQQDCPSLLLIDDVCEGLDYNRSTQLGKYLFQRCEEQDIQLIASSNDSFLMNAVDTRYWNILFRRGSEVFSINYLTHPQLFDEFVYTGLSNFDLFSSDYIDRYLSNHE; translated from the coding sequence ATGAAGCTTTTAAGATTTGTATATAAGGAGAAAGATTGGGAATTGAAAGAAGTCAATTTCCAGTCAGTCAATTTATTAGTTGGAAAGAATGCTTCAGGTAAGTCTAAGACAATTCAAAGTTTGAATGTCGTGGTTGCTTATTTGTTACAGCAAAAAGAAATATCGGCAAGTGATAGATTTGATTTCTTCTTGTATTTTGAAAAAGACGAAGAGTTTATTTCATATCGGGTAAAATGTGCGGCTGGTGTCATTCTTTTTGAGGAAATTAAAGTGCAAAAAGAAGGACAAGATGAGATCTTATTACAAAGGAATAAAGAGATTACGACCTTGCATGGGATGGAGATCAATCCACCGAAGAATAAATTGACACCTCATGTCCGTAGAGATACGGTTTCCTATCCCTATATTGAAGCGATTATGCAATGGGCCGAACATGTATGCGGACAGCGTTTTAATGAAACGGATATCTGGGGTGATTCGCATACGGATTCTTATATTCAAGCTCATGGTAAAAATTTATATACCATGATCAAGACTTTGCCTGATGATCGTATTGAGTACATAAAGGAACTGGCCAATCAGTTGGATTATCCATTAACGGATATTGAGCCGTTTGAAACAAAGGATATTCATAAAATATTATTTTATGAAAAAGGAGTGAATCGGGTGTTGTTTGATTCGGATTTATCGAAAGGTATGTTCCGTACTTTGCATTTGATTATTTATTTGGAATATCTGATACAGCAGGATTGTCCTTCCTTATTGCTGATTGATGATGTTTGTGAAGGATTGGATTATAATAGATCGACCCAATTAGGCAAATACTTGTTTCAACGATGTGAGGAACAAGATATTCAGTTAATAGCCAGTTCCAATGATAGTTTTCTGATGAATGCCGTCGATACACGGTATTGGAATATTCTTTTCCGCCGGGGAAGTGAGGTCTTTAGCATCAATTATTTAACGCATCCTCAATTGTTTGATGAGTTCGTATATACGGGATTAAGTAATTTCGATTTGTTCTCATCTGATTATATAGACCGATATCTGTCAAATCATGAATAA
- a CDS encoding WbuC family cupin fold metalloprotein, which translates to MLINNEFINSLFDRAKESPRLRQHYDLRNSAADTSQRMLNALLPGTEVAIHRHEETAETVVCLMGKLEEVIYEEVGEENGQPTFREVSRQLLSPAEGKYGMQIPAGVWHTVHVIEPSVIFEAKDGAYKG; encoded by the coding sequence ATGCTCATCAATAACGAATTCATCAACTCCTTATTTGACCGGGCCAAGGAATCACCCCGTCTCCGTCAGCACTATGACTTGCGTAATTCGGCTGCCGATACCTCGCAGCGGATGCTGAATGCCCTCTTGCCGGGTACGGAAGTAGCCATTCACCGCCATGAAGAGACAGCTGAGACGGTGGTCTGCCTGATGGGGAAACTCGAAGAAGTGATCTACGAGGAAGTCGGGGAGGAGAACGGCCAGCCGACCTTCCGCGAAGTATCCCGCCAGCTGTTGTCGCCTGCCGAAGGGAAGTACGGGATGCAGATTCCCGCGGGTGTCTGGCATACGGTCCATGTGATCGAGCCGTCCGTCATCTTTGAAGCCAAAGATGGGGCGTATAAAGGATAA